From the Brienomyrus brachyistius isolate T26 unplaced genomic scaffold, BBRACH_0.4 scaffold44, whole genome shotgun sequence genome, the window TGTGCAAGAGGTGTTCACCCTCCCCGTAACCCACGATTTGGTTAACGGTCCTGGAGTAATGTagttttttaattatattagCCACCCAGAAGCAATGACCACAGCTGAGGCTTACCGATGAATGTTTAAATCGTTACTTCCTTCCTTTGTTGGGATCAGAATAACTTTTATCAGATAGTGTAAGTTACCTGGGGGGGCGGTGGGTAGCGACGCCAGGTAGGTGGGTTGATGCTGATTTTGGGTCATATGAATTGTGCCGTTTCCCAGTCTAGTTATAGTTAAGTGCATGATTTAACCAAATCTACTAAGATGTAAATAAACCCAGTTCATCCCTTGCATTTCTCTAAAGGTTTATTGTGTACTTTAAACAGGCAGTGTTTCAGATTTTAAGGTACCACCTGCACACTTGGTTATATTAAACTTTAAAGCTGTGATCACCTGCCTCCAGTGTGCAGGGGGAGGACTGGTACAAAAACTACGACATgcaaagattgtgtgtgtttgacAATCTGATGTGTCATAAAACAAGGGAAGGTTAAATGGTGAACTGCGAACATCTTGAGTCGGCCACGTCACTACAGAAAAAGAGCCTTTTGGGTTTTGCATACTTTTATAATTTTTCATTGCAAATGATAAAAAAACATCTACTGACAAACTAAATGAGCAAAGCAGAGGAGTCAATTCAGGACCCAGTCATTCAGTCCGACCAATCAGGTGGAGTCGCAAAACTGCCTTAGGTAGGCTGGTGAAACAATGCAGAACAATGGGAACGTCTGATCAACGAGAAAACACCTGTCACTTTTGCATTATGAATTATGCAGACATTTTACGATATAGTCTGGGTCAAATAGCGATCACAGAACTTCCATCCAAATTGGTTACCAGTCTGAATCAGCTTATTGTATTCAAAGCAGACTATTTCACAATATTGGAAATTCCACATTGAGAAAAGCGTTTAACTACTGGAAAAGGGAACAGTGATTTTCACACACTGAATATCATGCAGAGGCATTAGAGAACTAGACAATTTCTAAATGTGTTTTGCAAGACATTTTGAAATCCTAGAATGCAAATAAACGGCATGTCAAAATGAAAATTGAGCTAATGCGTACTTCCCAGTGCGCAGTGGTTTGAAAGAAGTGAAAATTTCCTATCGCACTGATATACTGTCTAAAACTTGCTTTGAAATTTTCTGATGTACAGAAATTAGATGAATTGTTCTTTCCAAAATTGCTCCAATGCATTTAAAGGGTAGAGTAATACAGTAACTGCTCAGATTGTGATAACAGCTCCAAAATTGATTTTACAGTGTATAAAAGTTCTTTGTGATTTCAAAACAAATACTGACAACCTAAAGCAGGCACTCGCCATTTGGatctttgctgcccttctttTGCGACGCAGTAAATGCTAGTTTTCTGCCTGAATTGTTCTTGCTTCAGTGTCTAACGTACTTCTGTGCTACTTCTGCCAGTTAAACAATGAACCACAGGTGTGCTGGCCATTGAGAAACTATAGGAAATGGTGGTCAGTTGGAGCAGCGTGTTTACAGTCACGAGGCATCAGAAGTTCTCCTTATTGAAGATGAATTTGACCTCCGACTGTGAATGGGTGTTGCACTGCGTCTTTAGGGAGTCTGCCAGCGGTGGCGGCCCGCAGAGGAACACCCCAACTTTTGACCTGCAAATCACATGTATGTCTCATTTACCAACAGAACATTGGGGATGTTAATTATGGCAACAGGAGTGTCACAGTCTAATCTccagttatttatttacttttttggcCTGACTCAGGACCAGGCTTCCTAGTCTGTGGAGAAACAAGAGCCCAAAAATGTCTCGGGTGTGTTTCTCAAAACCATAGTTGCTAATTATATTAACGACTTACATATTTGGAACCACAGCTGAATGGATCTGACTATGCAGGTTGCTAATGGACGTTATTGGGAAACACACCCCTGGATCAGACAACTCATTTTATCAGGCTGCCACAGTCCAGTACATGATTAACTATGGCTGGAGATCCTCCTCCCCTGATTGTTAGAGCAGAGTAACAAGGTTAAAATATCTATGCTGACAACCGGAGAGAGCGTTGCTTCCTCTTACCCTTTGTGGTTTGCGCCAATGGAGTTAAACTCACTGTTCCAGTTGGGTCTCCCATACAAAGTCTTCTGTTTTAGTCCAGTGATGGGATCATTTTCTGCTTCGTGGTGAACATTGAAGTGGGCCGCCTACAAAGATACAGAGTAAAACCCAACAAGTAACTACTGTAACAGCAAGAACACTTGTTAGATGTTGCCTTGTTTAGCTCGAGGTTTTATGTAGCTTGTAACATGCTGTTTCCGCGCTTGGACAGTCTCTGTTTACCTCTTTTTCCTTCCACCTGGTCAGATAAATGTTGTAGCTGAGGAAGTCAGGAGAACCTTTTTCTGCCATCTGTCTCTCCAAACACTGCAGCAGGTCAGCGAACCACTCAAAGGCCTGAGTGTCGGGACACACCCAGTAAAAGTAGATCTGAAATGGATCAGCGAAGCACATTATTTACATCCAGGAGGGTCTGGGTCCATTGTTCGTTGACGTCAGCCAGCAGTTGCCCCCCTGAAAACGCGGAGGCTTGCTTCCCTCAGAGATCACTGGGTTTGGGTCCCTGTGTGGCAGGGGTTCGTGTCCCCTTGCACGAGGACCTGAGAGGGTGGTCCCCCGCAGAGACCAGAGGGGGGGGGATCTAAATCCCATACCAAGAATGTGGATAAAGTCCCGCATTCTGGTGATatttataataatgataattattattatttctttaactgattttatttatttatttgtctatatatttattgatttgtttgtttatcctATGCATGCTTATTTTATTcctttcttttaaatgtctgtaatGCACATTGCAAAACCAGCAGATAAAAAAGTGCAATATAATACAACGCTGATGGAGAGTCAAATCGGTATCCATCCAATCCCAATCCAAGCTAAAGCAGGTGTTTCCCCCCCCATATCATTCCTAACAACATCTGAGGGACGAACAAAAATGACATCCCCTTTCGCCCCACCCCCTCACCTTTTTGGTGAACACTTTGGCATTCTCATGAACGTACTTGTACCACACCGACTTGAGGATGGAGGCGAACGGGGTCACGCCAATGCCAGCGCCCACCAGCATGACCACTTCGTAGCGGAAGACGTCCTCACTGGCAGTGCCGAACGGCCCGTCTACTGCCACCCTGCGCGTTAAACAGCTCCATTTACCTCCGGGTCTCGCTCCTCCAAATTAGTGCAGCAGTTCAAGCTCCAGGATTGTGGCAAAGGTTTTAAAAGTGACACTATTTTGCATATGGGAATAATATATCTCTTCCTTTTCTACTTGTTTCTCAATACTAACGGATTCAGCAAATGTTGTAAATGCCACATCCTCTTTACCTAAACTTTTTCTGCTGAGCTATATATGGGAAAACATATTGTGGTTGATCTCCCAAGGGCTGCTGCTCCAATGCTCATGTTCTGACTCTTACTTTGGTAGCTTCCAGGCTTCCTGCACCTCTTTCTTGTCGCCACCGCACGCCTTATACAACGCTTCTGTCCAGTCACCCTCGATGCGGATGTGCACGCTGAAGTGGTCTTCTTCCGGGGCAGAGGTCAGCGTAAATGGGTGCCACTCCAGCTGGGAGATGGAGGGGCACTGCAGGAAAATGTACTGGCCCACCTCCATCTTGAAGCCCTTCATCCTCATCTGAAGCTCCAGGGTTCTTGAAGGATGCATCACCACCTGTGATAAGGAGATGATGTTTGAGTTGCGAGGATTTCACAACCTTCTTTAATTCAGGAACAAAGACCCACATAGCACAGGAAATTGGCTCATGCACACACTTAACTAAGACAAGAGCTTCAAACTCTTCAAAATGCTATGACTGACCCTAATAACCAACTAGCACCAGCTAACACTTTATCAGACGTTCGAAACAGGGGGAGGCCATGTCTAATATGAAGAAGAACCTGACCTTTGTGATGACGACCTTCTGCTGTGAGCGGATGAACCTCACCAGTCGCTCGCAGACGTACAAGAACATTGGGCCCACCACCCACTTCCATGTCTGAAACCAACCATATTGACGATAAAAACCAAGAGCAAATCTGTTGACAGCGGTTCTGTTACAGATGCGTCTTCTACAAAGATCTGATGGGACATCGATGTGCACAACACAAGACCCGAGAGTCTCAGAGGTTTTAGGTGGATAACTAACCATTGGTGGATTTCCAGCAAAGTTTGGCACGGGACAAACGGTGCTGTTTTCACCCCAGGTCTGGTAGTGCTGAAAGCACTCTTTTGGTTTGTGTTCACTGAGACTCTCAGCGGTTTGACCTCGCACAATGCGCCTGTGGAGTCAAGTACAACAGTGGCACTGCATTAGAAGAGCGGCACTGCATTACAACAGCAGCACTGCATTTCAATGAGCCACAGCTGTATCTTCTCTCACACCACACTCCGGTAGATTCAACTGAAAATGAACAGGACTGAATGCTTGCTGGGAACACCTACCCGACTCCGTGGAGTACCAGGCCGATAaagaagatgacgaagagatgatgGGTGAACCAGAAGACTTCATAATATGACCTCCGAATGACATCCATGGATGACGTAATCATTAGGATCAGAGCCAAAGTAATGACCACTCCAGTCAGGCCAGCAATAGTGGTGAACATCACATAAGTTGGATTCTGTTCAAAGATTGCgaacattttcatttcaatttGAACTGTTTTTTGGGGAATCCAAATGTTTCTATGGAAATGGATTCACTTGCTGATGAAGAGTTATTAGCTCAGTGGATGAAGATTTAAGTCCGAAATTAGCATGGAGAAGTAAAATAGAACACAAGGAAAAGTATTTCTGTAAAGTACTTAAGTGGTGTTGTTACGCAACACAGCACTT encodes:
- the LOC125722898 gene encoding cytochrome b-245 heavy chain encodes the protein MCNWLENEGLSIFAIFVWLGINAFLFVYFYIAFLTDRFFYTRAILGDALPWARASAACLNFNCLLILLPVCRNLLSFLRGSVQRCSRHAVRQLDRNLTFHKLVAYMIALHTAIHILAHLFNFERFMDAQLDSNNTLPYVLSQIGNGDNRSFLNPIRTADTNPTYVMFTTIAGLTGVVITLALILMITSSMDVIRRSYYEVFWFTHHLFVIFFIGLVLHGVGRIVRGQTAESLSEHKPKECFQHYQTWGENSTVCPVPNFAGNPPMTWKWVVGPMFLYVCERLVRFIRSQQKVVITKVVMHPSRTLELQMRMKGFKMEVGQYIFLQCPSISQLEWHPFTLTSAPEEDHFSVHIRIEGDWTEALYKACGGDKKEVQEAWKLPKVAVDGPFGTASEDVFRYEVVMLVGAGIGVTPFASILKSVWYKYVHENAKVFTKKIYFYWVCPDTQAFEWFADLLQCLERQMAEKGSPDFLSYNIYLTRWKEKEAAHFNVHHEAENDPITGLKQKTLYGRPNWNSEFNSIGANHKGSKVGVFLCGPPPLADSLKTQCNTHSQSEVKFIFNKENF